One window of the Oceanicaulis sp. genome contains the following:
- a CDS encoding sigma-70 family RNA polymerase sigma factor, translating to MGDELFQGWVREHAGVLHRIARAFADGEDQRDLLQELLLAVWRAAPSFRGDSKVTTFIFQVAHNRALTWRRSEMRRRRRQSEYERLHVADPEPDDPQVELLYAAIRELPSVDRSIVLLSLEGQSYADIAAIHGLSETNIGARLSRARSKLTALMETDDGL from the coding sequence GTGGGCGACGAGCTGTTTCAGGGATGGGTGAGAGAGCACGCCGGCGTGCTTCACCGCATCGCACGCGCGTTCGCCGACGGGGAGGATCAGCGCGACCTGCTGCAGGAGCTGTTGCTTGCGGTCTGGCGCGCTGCGCCGTCGTTTCGCGGCGACAGCAAGGTGACGACCTTCATATTCCAGGTCGCGCACAATCGCGCCCTGACCTGGCGCAGGAGCGAGATGCGCCGGCGCCGCCGCCAAAGCGAGTATGAGCGCCTGCACGTCGCAGACCCCGAACCGGATGATCCTCAGGTGGAGCTCCTGTACGCCGCCATCCGCGAGCTTCCCAGCGTCGATCGCTCGATCGTCCTGCTCTCGCTGGAGGGCCAGTCCTATGCCGACATCGCCGCCATCCACGGCCTCAGCGAGACGAATATCGGGGCGCGCCTGAGCCGTGCCCGCAGCAAGCTCACTGCTCTGATGGAGACTGACGATGGACTATGA